In Acidobacteriota bacterium, one genomic interval encodes:
- a CDS encoding response regulator → MEQASTAGTATTGLSIRTRVYLAFFCVLIPLLASGILVYRTTLASQASERWVIHSHEVLQAIEDAHARLSSAESAARGFVISGSEEYTGSMAKEAAEALQRVRRLRQLTVDNPQQQERIARLEPLIQARLDLLAEIVRLRREDSFEAAVALVRTDRGKVLMDQINTLLLALEQSELSLLATRHQLAEDQAQLTQRTIIGATAASLVLVVLLGYGLTRQITVPLATLLRGAQAVAGGATSHRVIIQRHDEIGTLATAFNAMAGEIERREAELSIANLELQQQNREVQRATTLKSQFLAGMSHELRTPLNAILGFSELLADETPGLLNVGQKRFINHVRTASKHLLQLINDILDLSKIEAGQVEFQVEPFTVSSALAEVLSITRPLTMMKNLLVVNQVDREHTINGDRIRVKQVLYNLLSNAIKFTAEGGEIRVRSERHGEVVQVSVSDTGIGIGPADTAVIFEEFKQLGDTTRGVKEGTGLGLAISRRLLEQQGGTIGVESTPGVGSTFTFSMPAAALLVTATAAQVAPALAIVTQAGVTQPGVKQPGVKQPGVTQPGVTQPGVTPPGGPPRPAALLPVAVPEQDWEDDEKRPPPLVLVVDDDPAVVELQTHYLSSSGFLVEPAQSGEEGLAKARELRPDVITLDIMMPSQSGWETLHAIKSDPATARIPVVIVSVVEQRQLAIKLGAADCLVKPVSRSDLLAVVRRLTPKSDGVVTVLVVDNDARSAELSSAVLQAIGARPIWMSSGTEALRMIRRSRPDAVLLDLMMPGMDGFEVLGAIRADPVLADLPVYVLTGKDLTEAELVFLSDRTQLILRKTGNWHDELQARASVIVRQNAAAAKKLA, encoded by the coding sequence ATGGAGCAAGCATCCACCGCCGGCACCGCGACCACGGGGCTATCGATCCGCACCCGCGTCTACCTGGCGTTCTTCTGCGTCCTGATCCCGCTGCTGGCGTCGGGCATCCTTGTCTATCGCACCACGCTCGCGTCGCAAGCCAGCGAGCGCTGGGTCATTCATTCGCATGAAGTGCTGCAAGCGATCGAGGATGCGCATGCCCGGCTCAGCAGCGCCGAGAGCGCAGCCCGCGGCTTCGTCATCAGCGGCAGCGAGGAGTACACCGGCAGCATGGCGAAGGAGGCAGCCGAGGCATTGCAGCGCGTGCGCCGCCTGCGCCAGCTGACCGTCGATAACCCGCAACAGCAGGAACGCATTGCCCGCCTCGAGCCGTTGATCCAAGCGCGCCTCGACTTGCTGGCGGAGATCGTCCGGCTGCGCCGTGAGGATAGTTTCGAAGCGGCGGTCGCCCTGGTGCGCACCGATCGCGGCAAGGTCCTGATGGACCAGATCAACACTCTGCTGCTCGCGCTCGAGCAAAGCGAGCTGTCTCTACTCGCCACCCGGCACCAACTCGCCGAGGATCAAGCCCAGCTCACGCAGCGGACGATCATCGGCGCGACGGCGGCATCGCTTGTGCTGGTCGTGCTGCTGGGTTATGGGTTGACGCGGCAGATCACCGTGCCCCTTGCCACTTTGTTGCGCGGTGCGCAGGCCGTGGCGGGCGGCGCCACATCACACCGCGTCATCATCCAGCGCCACGACGAGATCGGGACCTTGGCCACGGCCTTCAACGCCATGGCCGGCGAGATCGAACGCCGGGAAGCCGAGCTCAGCATCGCGAACCTGGAGCTGCAGCAGCAGAATCGCGAGGTCCAGCGCGCCACGACGCTGAAGAGCCAATTCCTTGCCGGCATGAGCCATGAGTTGCGCACCCCGCTCAACGCTATCCTGGGCTTTTCCGAGTTGCTGGCGGATGAGACCCCGGGGCTGCTGAACGTGGGACAGAAACGTTTCATCAATCACGTGCGCACCGCTTCGAAGCACCTGCTACAGCTCATCAACGACATCCTTGACCTTTCGAAGATCGAAGCGGGGCAGGTCGAGTTCCAGGTCGAACCCTTCACCGTGAGTTCGGCCCTGGCGGAGGTGCTCTCCATCACCAGGCCGCTCACCATGATGAAGAACCTTTTAGTGGTGAACCAGGTCGACCGCGAGCACACCATCAACGGCGACCGCATCCGGGTGAAGCAAGTGCTCTACAACCTGCTCAGTAACGCCATCAAGTTCACTGCCGAGGGGGGCGAGATCCGGGTGCGGTCGGAGCGCCATGGCGAGGTCGTACAGGTGAGCGTGAGCGACACCGGGATCGGCATTGGCCCCGCCGACACCGCAGTCATCTTCGAAGAGTTCAAGCAGCTCGGCGACACCACCCGCGGGGTGAAAGAAGGCACCGGGCTGGGGTTGGCGATCTCCCGCCGGCTGCTCGAGCAGCAAGGTGGGACGATCGGGGTGGAAAGCACCCCCGGGGTGGGCAGCACGTTCACGTTCAGCATGCCGGCGGCCGCGCTGCTGGTCACCGCGACGGCGGCACAAGTGGCGCCGGCGCTCGCGATCGTCACGCAAGCCGGGGTCACGCAGCCCGGGGTCAAGCAACCCGGGGTCAAGCAACCCGGGGTCACGCAACCCGGCGTCACGCAGCCCGGCGTCACGCCGCCCGGCGGCCCGCCGCGGCCCGCCGCACTGCTTCCCGTGGCGGTGCCGGAGCAGGATTGGGAGGATGACGAGAAGCGTCCGCCGCCGCTGGTGTTGGTGGTCGACGATGACCCTGCGGTGGTCGAGTTACAGACCCATTACCTGAGCAGTAGCGGTTTTCTCGTCGAACCGGCCCAGTCAGGGGAAGAGGGCTTGGCCAAGGCGCGCGAGCTGCGCCCCGACGTGATCACGCTCGACATCATGATGCCGTCGCAGAGCGGCTGGGAAACGTTGCACGCCATCAAGAGCGATCCCGCGACGGCGCGGATCCCGGTGGTGATCGTCTCGGTGGTGGAGCAGCGGCAGCTTGCCATCAAGCTGGGTGCGGCGGATTGCCTGGTGAAGCCGGTCTCGCGCAGCGATCTGCTGGCAGTGGTGCGGCGACTCACACCGAAGAGCGATGGCGTGGTCACGGTGCTGGTGGTGGACAACGACGCGCGCAGCGCCGAGCTGAGTTCCGCGGTGTTGCAGGCGATCGGGGCCCGGCCAATATGGATGAGTTCCGGCACCGAGGCGCTGCGCATGATTCGCCGCAGCCGTCCGGATGCCGTCCTGCTCGACCTGATGATGCCCGGCATGGATGGCTTTGAGGTGCTGGGCGCGATCCGTGCGGATCCGGTGCTTGCGGACCTGCCGGTCTACGTCCTCACCGGGAAGGACCTCACCGAGGCTGAGCTCGTCTTCCTCTCCGACCGAACGCAGCTGATCCTGCGGAAGACAGGGAACTGGCATGACGAACTGCAGGCGCGGGCGAGCGTGATCGTGCGCCAGAACGCCGCCGCCGCGAAGAAGCTCGCATGA
- a CDS encoding response regulator, whose translation MKRILLVEDNELNRELLRAMAEAAGYEVEEAVNGIEALAALELRLPDLILTDLQMPVMSGSVFLQEVRKRPHLARVKVLAVSAFAMRGDRERALAEGFDGYLTKPVQKAEFREQIRLLLDTPAAERREAS comes from the coding sequence ATGAAACGTATCCTGCTGGTCGAAGACAACGAACTCAACCGCGAACTGCTGCGCGCCATGGCCGAGGCTGCGGGCTACGAGGTCGAGGAGGCAGTCAACGGCATCGAGGCCTTGGCCGCACTCGAGCTGCGGCTCCCCGACCTGATTCTCACCGACCTGCAGATGCCCGTGATGAGTGGCTCCGTTTTCCTTCAGGAGGTGCGCAAGCGGCCGCACCTTGCCCGGGTGAAGGTGCTGGCAGTGAGCGCCTTTGCCATGCGGGGCGACCGCGAACGGGCCCTGGCGGAAGGGTTTGACGGTTACCTCACCAAACCGGTGCAGAAAGCCGAGTTCCGGGAGCAGATCCGGCTGCTGCTCGATACTCCTGCGGCGGAGCGACGTGAGGCGTCGTGA